A single genomic interval of Spinacia oleracea cultivar Varoflay chromosome 6, BTI_SOV_V1, whole genome shotgun sequence harbors:
- the LOC110791565 gene encoding uncharacterized protein has translation MSTESRLEVEAQIAANISEILGFSKLDALPEPIFTERSNAFNFQENINASDSGTQPQSILDESQPQQELEQPEACVDPAAPKSIQPNSKSGIIEENVVLQKLLRKWRYFDYRDGSSCIKAHAVNSPAKTLGPPCYVCGQFKHTGKRCPKRRICSTCKKRGHIAVDCPVNNKECIICLRCGGSEHELYACTVEYSPDDLKNIQCYVCNEVGHICCGNYTDISVATASCYNCGEAGHSGLECPKPHLDKSGSFPPPICYKCGEGGHVARRCPTCPKDARRPACHKRRKDSELDLVVEADDNRKTARRSKTYRHGRVKKQKIRGLLEYTTTV, from the exons ATGTCAACTGAAAGTCGACTAGAAGTTGAAGCAcaaattgctgcaaatataTCTGAGATTCTAGGGTTTTCGAAATTAGATGCCTTACCAGAACCCATTTTTACAGAGAGATCAAACGCCTTCAATTTCCAGGAAAATATCAATGCTTCAGATTCTGGGACCCAACCTCAATCAATC CTTGATGAATCTCAACCACAACAAGAGCTGGAGCAACCAGAAGCCTGTGTGGATCCCGCTGCACCAAAATCTATACAACCCAATTCAAAATCAGGCATCATAGAAGAGAATGTTGTCCTTCAAAAGCTTCTT CGGAAATGGAGATATTTTGACTACAGAGATGGAAGTTCGTGTATAAAGGCTCATGCAGTCAACTCCCCAGCAAAAACGTTAGGGCCACCGTGCTATGTTTGTGGACAGTTTAAGCATACTGGGAAGAGATGCCCCAAG CGCCGTATTTGCTCCACATGCAAAAAAAGAGGCCACATCGCTGTAGATTGTCCAGTGAACAACAAAGAATGTATAATCTGTTTGAGATGTGGGGGATCAGAACATGAGCTTTATGCATGCACTGTTGAGTACTCTCCTGATGATCTAAAG AACATACAGTGCTATGTTTGCAATGAAGTTGGACACATCTGCTGTGGTAACTATACAGACATAAGCGTAGCGACAGCCTCTTGTTATAATTGTGGGGAAGCTGGGCATTCAGGTTTG gaaTGCCCAAAGCCGCATCTGGATAAGTCTGGCTCGTTTCCTCCCCCTATATGCTACAAATGTGGAGAGGGTGGCCATGTGGCACGAAGATGCCCAACATGCCCAAAAGATGCCAGGCGACCAGCTTGTCATAAACGTCGAAAG GATTCTGAGTTGGATTTGGTAGTGGAAGCAGATGACAACCGAAAAACAGCTAGGAGAAGCAAGACATACAGGCACGGTAGAGTGAAGAAACAAAAGATACGAGGGTTACTAGAGTACACGACGACTGTATAG
- the LOC110791551 gene encoding histone H4, with translation MSGRGKGGKGLGKGGAKRHRKVLRDNIQGITKPAIRRLARRGGVKRISGLIYEETRGVLKIFLENVIRDAVTYTEHARRKTVTAMDVVYALKRQGRTLYGFGG, from the coding sequence ATGTCAGGAAGAGGAAAGGGAGGAAAGGGGTTGGGAAAGGGAGGAGCCAAGAGGCACAGGAAGGTGCTCAGGGATAATATCCAGGGCATTACTAAGCCTGCCATTCGTCGTCTTGCTCGTCGAGGTGGTGTTAAGAGAATCAGTGGCCTGATCTATGAGGAGACTCGCGGTGTTCTCAAGATCTTTTTGGAGAATGTTATTAGAGATGCTGTTACCTACACTGAGCACGCTCGCCGTAAGACAGTCACTGCCATGGATGTTGTCTATGCACTCAAGAGGCAGGGCCGTACTCTTTACGGTTTTGGGGGTTAG
- the LOC110791557 gene encoding transcription factor GTE9-like, which produces MAEVATSFGESDVTRQKLRLLKLAARKPGIKSSQIPQVKNPSAVDAYNKRICQFSKQVPKLNCNSITGLKRRAEEVLEEEEGGPKPKRSKMDSATILYCQTILGKLMNHKLGNAFFAPVNPGVYYYDIIKRPMDLRTIKQKLQQLKYICVEEFEADVRLTFSNAMLFNPPFHWVHKCAKALVEVFDNHWKPVEMNLEKEHHKDIQLSPSKALRVAQLKTRFAETILNAQRYTLLQQGDKTIGQVEKESAARLNEESKMKRKRQEAREEARMAIRKMERSVINVEDNYKVMKDLEGLMGTSNLVVKCDDRRSLATIWSHVDRRIIRTPLERLGLFIKDDYH; this is translated from the exons ATGGCGGAAGTAGCAACAAGTTTTGGTGAAAGTGACGTGACAAGACAAAAGTTGAGGTTGTTAAAGCTTGCTGCAAGGAAGCCTGGTATCAAATCCTCACAAATACCTCAAGTCAAGAATCCATCAGCAGTTGATGCCTACAATAAGCGCATATGTCAATTCTCAAAACAAGTGCCTAAACTCAACTGTAACTCTATTACTGGATTGAAGCGTAGAGCTGAGGAAGTgttagaagaagaagaaggtggTCCTAAACCAAAGAGGTCGAAGATGGACAGTGCTACAATACTATATTGTCAGACCATTCTTGGAAAGTTAATGAATCATAAGTTGGGTAACGCGTTCTTTGCCCCTGTTAATCCTGGTGTCTACTATTATGACATCATAAAAAGACCAATGGATCTTCGGACCATTAAACAGAAATTGCAGCAGCTCAAATATATTTGTGTTGAGGAGTTTGAAGCTGATGTCAGGCTCACATTTTCAAATGCAATGTTATTCAATCCTCCTTTCCATTGGGTCCATAAATGTGCCAAGGCACTTGTCGAGGTGTTTGATAATCATTGGAAGCCTGTTGAAATGAATCTGGAAAAGGAGCATCACAAAGATATTCAACTCTCCCCGTCAAAGGCGTTACGTGTGGCACAATTGAAGACTAGGTTTGCTGAAACCATACTCAATGCCCAACGTTACACTTTGTTGCAACAG GGTGATAAAACAATTGGGCAAGTAGAAAAGGAGTCGGCTGCAAGATTAAATGAAGAATCTAAAatgaaaaggaaaagacaagAAGCGAGGGAGGAAGCCAGGATGGCAATTAGAAAGATGGAACGATCAGTGATAAATGTTGAAGACAACTATAAAGTTATGAAAGATCTTGAGGGTCTGATGGGAACCTCAAATTTAGTAGTAAAGTGCGATGATCGTAGGTCCCTTGCTACTATATGGAGTCATGTAGACCGTCGTATAATCAGGACCCCATTGGAACGCCTAGGTTTATTCATCAAGGATGACTATCACTGA
- the LOC110791566 gene encoding rhomboid-like protein 15 isoform X1: MRPNIVSEASVTTRISQWWEGIPFITSAVVAICAAIYLVCLLVGYDSFAEICFLPPAILSQFQVYRIYTSVLFHGSFLHVFFNMLALVPLGSELERIMGSVRLLYTTLLLALSNAVIHLLIALLVAHNPFHPYTFLMNECAIGFSGILFSMIVIETSLSGVHSRSVFGLFNVPAKWYPWILLLVFQLLLTNISFLGHLSGILSGFAYTYGLFNLFIPGTSFFSGIETSTWLSACVRRPKFILCSGGNSSGYIPTYSSSNSTSGWGSGSATTNLWSHLSSLMPQRDTSSQNVQSTDSTQDTRFPGRGRTLSAPRSETAATDSNLQTRLLDNAGSNGVNSGGERPAVVNNVTEPISSPQQQQALVVSEEDIQKLVAMGFDKTQVEVALAAADGDLDVAVEILMTQQG, encoded by the exons ATGAGACCTAACATTGTTTCCGAG GCGAGTGTTACTACTCGGATCAGTCAATGGTGGGAAGGGATTCCATTCATCACATCTGCTGTGGTTGCTATTTGTGCAGCTATCTACTTGGTTTGTCTTTTGGTTGGCTATGACTCCTTCGCCGAGATATGCTTCTTGCCTCCAGCAATCTTATCGCAGTTTCAAG TTTACAGGATATACACCTCCGTTCTGTTTCATGGTTCATTCCTACATGTCTTCTTCAATATGTTAGCACTAGTTCCTTTGGGTTCTGAGCTGGAAAGGATCATGGGTTCTGTACGCCTTTTGTACACGACATTGTTATTGGCTCTAAGCAATGCTGTAATTCATCTTCTTATCGCACTGTTGGTAGCACACAACCCTTTCCACCCTTACACGTTTCTTATGAATGAGTGTGCCATAGGCTTTTCAGGAATTCTCTTTTCTATGATTGTTATAGAGACAAGTTTGAGTGGAGTTCACTCCAGAAG TGTTTTTGGACTCTTCAATGTGCCTGCTAAATG GTATCCTTGGATCCTGTTGTTGGTCTTTCAGCTACTCTTGACTAATATCTCGTTCCTTGGACATCTTAGTGGCATTTTATCTGGGTTTGCTT ATACTTATGGGCTATTCAACCTTTTTATACCTGGAACTTCCTTCTTTTCTGGCATTGAGACTTCGACATGGCTT TCAGCCTGTGTGAGGCGGCCTAAGTTCATCTTATGCTCAGGTGGGAACTCTTCGGGATACATTCCTACATATTCTAGTTCGAACTCCACTTCAGG TTGGGGCAGTGGTTCAGCTACTACAAACCTATGGAGTCATCTGTCTTCGTTGATGCCACAGAGAGATACTTCCTCACAG AATGTGCAGTCAACAGATTCAACACAAGATACCCGCTTTCCCGGTAGGGGGAGGACTCTTAGCGCTCCAAGAAGTGAGACAGCTGCTACTGATTCAAACCTGCAAACCAGGCTTTTGGACAATGCAGGCTCAAATGGTGTCAATTCTGGAGGTGAAAG GCCAGCGGTTGTAAATAATGTCACAGAGCCAATCAGTTCTCCACAGCAGCAACAG GCATTGGTTGTTTCTGAAGAAGATATTCAAAAGCTCGTCGCCATGGGTTTTGATAAg ACTCAAGTGGAAGTTGCCCTAGCTGCAGCTGATGGAGATCTGGATGTAGCTGTTGAAATTCTAATGACACAACag GGATAA
- the LOC110791566 gene encoding rhomboid-like protein 15 isoform X2, which produces MRPNIVSEASVTTRISQWWEGIPFITSAVVAICAAIYLVCLLVGYDSFAEICFLPPAILSQFQVYRIYTSVLFHGSFLHVFFNMLALVPLGSELERIMGSVRLLYTTLLLALSNAVIHLLIALLVAHNPFHPYTFLMNECAIGFSGILFSMIVIETSLSGVHSRSVFGLFNVPAKWYPWILLLVFQLLLTNISFLGHLSGILSGFAYTYGLFNLFIPGTSFFSGIETSTWLSACVRRPKFILCSGGNSSGYIPTYSSSNSTSGWGSGSATTNLWSHLSSLMPQRDTSSQSTDSTQDTRFPGRGRTLSAPRSETAATDSNLQTRLLDNAGSNGVNSGGERPAVVNNVTEPISSPQQQQALVVSEEDIQKLVAMGFDKTQVEVALAAADGDLDVAVEILMTQQG; this is translated from the exons ATGAGACCTAACATTGTTTCCGAG GCGAGTGTTACTACTCGGATCAGTCAATGGTGGGAAGGGATTCCATTCATCACATCTGCTGTGGTTGCTATTTGTGCAGCTATCTACTTGGTTTGTCTTTTGGTTGGCTATGACTCCTTCGCCGAGATATGCTTCTTGCCTCCAGCAATCTTATCGCAGTTTCAAG TTTACAGGATATACACCTCCGTTCTGTTTCATGGTTCATTCCTACATGTCTTCTTCAATATGTTAGCACTAGTTCCTTTGGGTTCTGAGCTGGAAAGGATCATGGGTTCTGTACGCCTTTTGTACACGACATTGTTATTGGCTCTAAGCAATGCTGTAATTCATCTTCTTATCGCACTGTTGGTAGCACACAACCCTTTCCACCCTTACACGTTTCTTATGAATGAGTGTGCCATAGGCTTTTCAGGAATTCTCTTTTCTATGATTGTTATAGAGACAAGTTTGAGTGGAGTTCACTCCAGAAG TGTTTTTGGACTCTTCAATGTGCCTGCTAAATG GTATCCTTGGATCCTGTTGTTGGTCTTTCAGCTACTCTTGACTAATATCTCGTTCCTTGGACATCTTAGTGGCATTTTATCTGGGTTTGCTT ATACTTATGGGCTATTCAACCTTTTTATACCTGGAACTTCCTTCTTTTCTGGCATTGAGACTTCGACATGGCTT TCAGCCTGTGTGAGGCGGCCTAAGTTCATCTTATGCTCAGGTGGGAACTCTTCGGGATACATTCCTACATATTCTAGTTCGAACTCCACTTCAGG TTGGGGCAGTGGTTCAGCTACTACAAACCTATGGAGTCATCTGTCTTCGTTGATGCCACAGAGAGATACTTCCTCACAG TCAACAGATTCAACACAAGATACCCGCTTTCCCGGTAGGGGGAGGACTCTTAGCGCTCCAAGAAGTGAGACAGCTGCTACTGATTCAAACCTGCAAACCAGGCTTTTGGACAATGCAGGCTCAAATGGTGTCAATTCTGGAGGTGAAAG GCCAGCGGTTGTAAATAATGTCACAGAGCCAATCAGTTCTCCACAGCAGCAACAG GCATTGGTTGTTTCTGAAGAAGATATTCAAAAGCTCGTCGCCATGGGTTTTGATAAg ACTCAAGTGGAAGTTGCCCTAGCTGCAGCTGATGGAGATCTGGATGTAGCTGTTGAAATTCTAATGACACAACag GGATAA